The Anomalospiza imberbis isolate Cuckoo-Finch-1a 21T00152 chromosome 13, ASM3175350v1, whole genome shotgun sequence genome includes the window tttcagttttagtcCCAAAGCAAAATTTGGTAGGAAgatccagctgctccttctgcagTCCTACTATCACCAACATTTTGGTGTTTCTTTAAAACTGCCATAAAAACTCTATTTGTGATTGTCATTTAAAgagcaaaagcagaaatgaaataattacTGTGTCAAAGGGAAGAGGTTCTCATGTCTGAACTGCAGTAAGCCTGTACAGCTGACCATTATTTCCAGCACATGGTGAAGCTTTTGAACACGGTGGACTTGTTCCTGGACATCCACTGATGTGGAAATGAAGTAATCCTGGAAGAACAAAGACTTCTGCTCTTACCTGAGCACTCCGTTGCTACAGACACACCACACACCctcagcaaataaaaatatcttcctGCTTCTTTGGAGAAGCCAAGATTTTTAGAGTGGCCCAGCAGACTCAGAACAAAGTCCCATCAAAGTGTGACAAAGGCTCACTGCCTTGACAGTGACCCAGATCAGATACCAAGAGAATTATCTGGGaataaggaaacaaaacagtgacatttctgcatttctgacaTTTCCAGCCTCATGATCTGCAGTTCACTTTCGCAGCTTATATGATTTGCATCCCACCATCAGCTAAGCATGCTCtgctttataaaataaaattaaagcatCTTACCAAGTAGGTTACTGTTGCAAGTTCCTGGCCTGTAAAaggaacagcagggaaaaaaaaatacatggtaTCAGATGAAATATAAGCAACATTCAGGTGATCAAACAGGAAATTCTACTAAAGGACAAAGTCATTGGGAGTGTGATGTTATTTATTGACGTGATCAGTCATTCCAAACAGGAAAACCCCTCTAAAGTGGTATGGTCAAGGCatgattttatttatcaccAAGGCTGCACAATGAAGAGACCCACCATGTACTTGGAGACAACCACCCTCCTCAGGATGTACAATTTTACAAAAgtagtgaaaataaaaaagcaaataaacaaagaaCGAGAACAGGATGGCAGATGCCAAAAAGAAATGAAGGGGTAACAACAATGGTAAAAGACAAAACTATGTGTCTTTTGAAACAAATAAGTTTTctaaattttgaaatttaaaagctgaaaagtTCCATTATTAAAGAAGCTAGAAATTGCACTTCAGCAGATGGGAAGGAAGAGATAGAGGTTACCCAAAAAGTTCATTATTTCCTGCATGGAACACCTTTTCTCTTGAATTCCTAATGCTGTTAGCAAGTGTCAGGCTCACCTATGAAAAAACTGACATAATCCTTCTTCATCTTCTCCAAGCCAACCTCCAGGAGCATCTGAATGGGAGTGATGCCACTGAGGGACACATCCTGCATCTTTCCATGGTAGGACTGCTGGATCAGTTGACTTAAGAAACTGCTACTCCCCTGATGaatctaaaaataaacaagtcTTTTTGTGATGTGCATGAAACATCATCAATATTGTTCAGAAGTTCAGCACCAGGGAAACATACAATTCAAAAACAACACAAATGAGGGGCAGTGAAGGGACAAGAACTGCATTTTACTTGAAACCATCCCAAATTTTAACATCTATTGTGAAATACAAATACATACCCATGGCTGTATCTCACCACGTTCCAGGGATTTTATGACCAGTGTGAAACAGTCTATTAACTCCTGATAGGAACTGACAActggaaagaaaaccacaatattttaattatcaATCCAAGGTCTTTCTCTGGCTGTTAAGTCAATAACACCAGGCCAACACACCCTTGCATGAACAAAACCCCTCAATTAAAGAATGAGAGCTGAAATTACAGACTGCACAGCTTTTTTGGCAGCTTTTTCGTGTGATGACTTTAAAAAAGGttactctaaaaaaaaaacaatgatCAACAGAGACCACTGAACTCTATATACGCTGAAAATTGTCCCTCAGATCTAGAGGAAAAGGAATTATAAAGTTTTCAGTTTTAGGGCAGATGGATTTTAGCTTTAGAGCAACTACCAATGGTTTAGTACCTTTTGCAgtcaaataaaatgaaattatctcCTGCTAGGTGCTGGTCTGCCATTGGAAGGTTGTAAGAAAACAGATCGCCCTACGTCCCTAAAATGGGCTCTTTTAGGAAGAGAGCAATTGCTATTGCTGATATCAATTTTCTCAAGAGCTGATGAGTCCTTAAAACTCAGAAATGGACAGGAACTTCCCTGAAAAAGCAATACTGTCTAGCAGATAgaggagaaaatgaaaggaaaacaggGCACAATACACTTACTTTTCATTTTGCACCATAATTGCTCAGTAAAATCCAGGTCTCCTCGCTCACCAAAGATTGATTTTATGCAACTGTCCACAGCAGCTGTGTCACATTTGATTTTCTGGAAGAATTTATTGGTCTTCAATGAAAAATGGTGCCTGAGAGTCAAAAACTTTCCACATCTGAACTGGCTGCATCActgattttcccccttttccgGGGAAACTACCAGACAGTAATTTAGAAGTATACTTTTATTTAACTGTGAGTCTGATTCTTTGCAGAATTATCACACTGGATAACTGCTAGCCTTGGACCAGGACACAAAAGCCGCTGTCAGAAAGACTTCAGATCTCAGACAGGTATTGTCTGTGTacccagcagtgccctgggagGCCAAAATCCAGACACACAATGTAATGTGTAATCCTGACATAGAATAGTTACTGTAATTCTGACACAGAATAATTCTGTTGACACAGAAATCAATATATTCTTAGATTATCAACAAAATGCTTCTTCTCTCTTAACAGAAAATAGACCTAAACCTTTCCTTGTAGGctgagagggggaaaaaatcttaaTATAACTAAACACATTTTTTATAATTCAAATTTGCCCATTGCTTCACAATGTCACAAACCCCTACCTAAGACACATATTCAACTGATACTATTAAATTGACCCCAAATAACTCAATTAGgcaagaaaagcaaattaatgATAGAATGCAATGGCATAAAGGTTAGAATTCCTGGAAGAAAACAGACCTTCTCCCATTATTTTTACATAGCAGAGATAGAAAGCAAGAGATCCATATTCCTTTACAGCACTATTTACACACATAAACAATATACAAGATTTAATCAAAATCTGAAATAACTGCAGTTAAAATGGAAGCAAAATAACAAAGCAGCTGTTAGGAAATTGCACACACCTCTGTTTCACTCTTGCTTTCAAATATATAATCTCCATCCAGCTTCTTCTTTAAATCTAGtagagttaaaaaaataagttcCACCACTATGAGAAGTGTCATCAAACCAATCATTAATTCCCAGGCACATTATAACTAGCAAATACACTGAATAATAGAATTAGGtcatttaaaaatggttttattgGGTAAGGGTATATTCtgaaaagactttttaaaatattttttattattattactttgaTCTATGGTATTAGgacaaaataaaatgacaaaTTGTATTAACCTATTTAACTACTCTGAGCAGTGGTTACAGCACAGAAATGAACATTCCCAGTTCTAATGCTTTAAAAGTTGTATGTGGAATTCCCTTTTATTCCTGTGAAGTGCCACACCCCTCCCCGCCATGGAACAAGCAGCAATTACCAGTCAGAAATTCCTGGACCAGTTTAAGAGCTGATTCAGACTCTGATGGCTGAGGCCACTCAGTCACACCCGTCTTCAGACCTTCAGCCAAAAcctaaaagcagcaggaaaatcaTAACAGAAATCAGTTCTTCTTGGGAGTCCTGCATGTGTCATCTTTCACAGACAACTTCACCAAGAATCACAAATCTCTGCACAGCTAACCAGGAGTtacaaattttgaaaatttcctGGATGACTTGTCCTCTTTCTATTCAAGATTTCTAAAACTGAACTCAAAGTTTCAGCTAAAATAAATGCTTGAAGTTATCTTTGAAAGGTCTGACGAAGTTTTCAATAAAGCAAGTTATTAGCACATAAAATCCCCACTCCATGCATGTGTGAAATTGGAATTTGTCCCCTGCACTCACCAAGAGGAACTGCAGCTCTCGGTACAGCTGGAACACAGGACTTCTGGGGTCCCCCGACTCCAGGGCAATATTCTGAAAGTTCCACGAGTTTATCTCAGTTTCAAACTTTAGAAATCAAGTGTCTTAAAATTTTCATCAGTGAGAAGTGAGAAGCATGTCAGCACAACTTACAATTCAGTTTATGAATAGGTTACATTGCTTTTATCTTCTTTATCCTACTCATGATGTGAATTGTGCCAAGAGCTTGGGTTTATTTGCTTTTTCCATCCTGACTTACCAGGGTGGCAGCAGAGATCAGTGGGGGAGTCTCCAGAATCTTTTCCACACCATTCCATGTGATATCCACATAGATGCTGCTTCCAGATTCTGCAATGGTGTCCTCTATTGCAGCAGTTGCAATCAGCTCATACTGAGCAAAACCTTTTGTTGCCACCTACAATGAAcagatttcaaaaataaaaacaacaaaactacCACAGgcaaagcaattttaaaagcatttcacAAACATGCAGAAAAGGGTTAATACCAGACAAATGCATTATAAACATGACCAGAAGTCAGACTGTTATACTATGCAATTATACTGAAGTGGTTTCCATAGAGGATCTAAAAAGCTTCCCCAAAGCAGCATCATAAATCCCAAAATAGAGTTTTTAAACTTCAACTGAAGCCATGACAGAACATAAAAACCTACAACAGAGGAATGATGTCTTATTTTATGTTCCATTTTGAGCTCTTCCAGGTTTGGAAAACGGGTTTTATCAGCTGTAGGAcctaggaaaggaaaaaagtgagaatcaaaaaaacccatttgACACAAGTTAAATTTGGAATTCAAATTCATTCCCAAATACTCCATTTAGTGAAGCATGACTCGTGCTGTCCTTTAGAGAGCAGGAATTCTCCTTGCATTTCTCCTATTGGTGATAAGAGCTGATATGAACATATAAAAATGTTTAGAATGAGTCAGAGGTTGTTTAAGATGCTGAACGGCAGcagtttaaaaatttaaaaattagttgaGGTGGGCCTGCACAGCTACAGGTGCATCAAGTAGATTAAAAGCCATTTCCCCCCAAAGCATTGGTTAAAAACAtcttttctcttattttaatCCCTTCTTGCTCATTAAACCCAGGAATACAGAGCATTTCCAAGCCGGTATCACGCTAAGAACAAAGACTGCATTGTGACATCAGCATTCCCACATTTTTTAGCCTTCctcatttaattttctgtgcaCCATGACCACCTTACCATCACATGAAACCAGGTAAATATTGAGCCCTGTGACTTTGTTTCCAGCCTTGAGAGGCTCAGCTCCAATCCAGCAGGTGTGCTGAGGATCAGAACCATCACACCTGGCCCAGAGGGGAGGAAGCACAACCAGGTCACTCAAGCCCAGGGAGGTCATGTTTGGGTTTTGCACCATTGTGTACAAGGAAATCAACTGCCTAGAAACAGGAACAGGGAGAAAGTAAGATGACAGCAAATATATTAATTGTGTAGACTGAAGATTCTAAAATTATAATTGAATATTGCATTTTAAGCTAATTAAGAGAATACATTAGTTAGGTAAACCACATTTTGGTACCATGCATTGGTATTTTAATAACACCAAAGATGCAAATCAgatttttagggctttttttttaacaggagctttaccaaaagaaaaaagcactgAAGTCTTACTGAGCTTTTTTTGCTCATCTACACCCAGTGAATCCCATTAACCCAACAGCCCAACTCACAGTGCTTTTCCAATATCTGGATTTTAGCtactttttaaaacacttttcgCCATTGAAAGTAGGGAGGCCCTTTTGCAGGATGGAAAACAGTCACAACTCCTCATAAACTAATGAGTAGTTTTGTTTCAAGGGGTTGAAAATACATGTTCTGAATATTAGAAAAAGAGACAGAATTACAAAAGAAAACTCCCTCAAAAGGGGAGGGAAAGCTTTCACACTTACTTTGCTCTTGCAACAGAAAGAGCCAGGGGTCCAGGACTCTCCTTTGGCAAAACCTCAGAGGCATAATCAGCATCATCTGTTCTTGATTGCTCCATGGAGTTGTTTTCTTCATTGTGTGTCTTGAAGAGAAATGTGCATGTAAGTAAAAAACTGCAAGGTgtgtgaaaaaaatctgttgggCATTCAAAAGTCTGGATTACATTTAATATCTACCATGCATACTTACGGCTTTTTGCAAAATGTACATTGCACTGCTTCCATTCCAAAATTTATCGACAGGACTTTTGCAACTGCCACCAACCAGTGAGATCTCTACatcagtctgaaaaaaaaattaaaaaaaaaaaaagaaaactttttaatACACTGTATATAGGCTGCATTTCAGCACTTTTTCAATACCAGAAtttgcaaaattaaataatCCCACAGATTGTTTTCCAATCCTATTGCATCCATTCGTGACCCACTTGCAGCATTTCTGCAGTACCTGAAAGGAgcctacaggaaagatggagagaggatccaggagtgacaggacaagatggaatggcttcacactgacagagtaGCTGTCCACTGgaaattaggaagaaatccttcctgtgagggtgggcaggccctggcacagtttcccagagaagctgtggctgcccctggatccctggaatgtcccaggccaggctggatggggcttggagcagcctgggacagcggaaggtgtccctgccatagCTGGGGGGAATGGGATGATCTTCAatttcccttccaacccaaaccagtctatGATTTTACCTCATAGAGATAGGGATGTTCAGGGATTCTGTCCTTTCCTTCTTCACGTATCCTGAAAGAAAACGTTGAGATACATGACCCTCAGCATTCCTCTTTAAACAGCAGTATTACCCACACACATTAAACACTCCAAGGCTACAAGCGGAGCCTCAGCAGCCTCCCCACAAGCGAGGCCAGACTTCCCTCAGCAGAGCAGCGGAGACGCCCGGGCAGTGACCCCGAATCCGCACCGGTGCAAGAGCCCGGACAGCCCCGGGGAACAGCCCCGA containing:
- the ZWILCH gene encoding protein zwilch homolog isoform X2 → MIREEGKDRIPEHPYLYETDVEISLVGGSCKSPVDKFWNGSSAMYILQKATHNEENNSMEQSRTDDADYASEVLPKESPGPLALSVARAKQLISLYTMVQNPNMTSLGLSDLVVLPPLWARCDGSDPQHTCWIGAEPLKAGNKVTGLNIYLVSCDGPTADKTRFPNLEELKMEHKIRHHSSVVATKGFAQYELIATAAIEDTIAESGSSIYVDITWNGVEKILETPPLISAATLNIALESGDPRSPVFQLYRELQFLLVLAEGLKTGVTEWPQPSESESALKLVQEFLTDLKKKLDGDYIFESKSETEKIKCDTAAVDSCIKSIFGERGDLDFTEQLWCKMKIVSSYQELIDCFTLVIKSLERGEIQPWIHQGSSSFLSQLIQQSYHGKMQDVSLSGITPIQMLLEVGLEKMKKDYVSFFIGQELATVTYLDYFISTSVDVQEQVHRVQKLHHVLEIMVSCTGLLQFRHENLFPLTQICMKYYKENPLNEKHVFQLPIRPALVKKFYQDDNPEVWKVEISSGHGQKEVKTTWQVSTNAPVERGTSNNSGFLSDSTVNGSSEERLYFITMTQCSQVQFA
- the ZWILCH gene encoding protein zwilch homolog isoform X1, whose amino-acid sequence is MAAERRRRAGGGLSGLLLRIREEGKDRIPEHPYLYETDVEISLVGGSCKSPVDKFWNGSSAMYILQKATHNEENNSMEQSRTDDADYASEVLPKESPGPLALSVARAKQLISLYTMVQNPNMTSLGLSDLVVLPPLWARCDGSDPQHTCWIGAEPLKAGNKVTGLNIYLVSCDGPTADKTRFPNLEELKMEHKIRHHSSVVATKGFAQYELIATAAIEDTIAESGSSIYVDITWNGVEKILETPPLISAATLNIALESGDPRSPVFQLYRELQFLLVLAEGLKTGVTEWPQPSESESALKLVQEFLTDLKKKLDGDYIFESKSETEKIKCDTAAVDSCIKSIFGERGDLDFTEQLWCKMKIVSSYQELIDCFTLVIKSLERGEIQPWIHQGSSSFLSQLIQQSYHGKMQDVSLSGITPIQMLLEVGLEKMKKDYVSFFIGQELATVTYLDYFISTSVDVQEQVHRVQKLHHVLEIMVSCTGLLQFRHENLFPLTQICMKYYKENPLNEKHVFQLPIRPALVKKFYQDDNPEVWKVEISSGHGQKEVKTTWQVSTNAPVERGTSNNSGFLSDSTVNGSSEERLYFITMTQCSQVQFA